CGTATGCAATTTTTGCGAGTATCGATAGACACGAATTGATTTTGTCGAATCGATTTATCGTTCGTACGTACAAGATCGATTTCGTCGAATATTGTGCaaacttgtattttttgttCCACAATGATTATAAAAAGTTCTTTATACTTaggaataataattattgtacACGCTTATTGTCAGTGTCAATTATATTAATAGATACATATATGGAAACATTGGAAACCGATATTACACCGACTCGGAATCGAATCGATCCCCATCTGGCTAGTTTCGAAAATGCAAGCCATTTCAATCAGCACATCGATAAAAAGGAAGGGAAACGCTGTTAAGAGTCCAAGATCACATTTCGATCGCAAGAAATGGAAGTAAGAATTTCCGCTATTGTATCAAACAGGTTTACCTATAGTCTCCTTTTTCTCACTTTCTCTTTTCATCCTTTCGATTCGCGTGGCGCATGGCAATGTACAAAGTACCTATGTATATACATCTACAATACTCCGCTATAAATTCTGACGTTGCACTGTCTTCTTCCGTACTTTGGCATTGTTGACGCATATTCGCCCGCCCCTTCATCCTAATGTAATTTCACACAATGATGAGAGAGATTTACCTTTTAATACGAATAGACGTTTCACGGGAGACAGTTTAATactgaataataaaaaaagtgtCTTTTTGCTGTTTACGTAACGGATTCTATAAGACCGCTATTAATCGCCATTCTTTTTCATCTTCGACTGTCGCTCATTTATAAATAGTATACTTAGTTCAGACGATTCTGATCACACCACCActctctatctctttcttaTACTGAAGCCATTGaataaaagagagagagagagagagagagagagagagagagagagagagagagagagagagagagagagagagagagagagagagagagagactcgGTGCGGCTAGAATCGTTTGAAGTGGTCGTATATAGGTATGTACACCTATGTATGTACTTGTTTCTTTTTCCAGTTTCCGCTATTTTCGCCCTTCTTCATTTGTTTCGTTCATCTTTCGATCGATTCGATGTTATCGATATTAAACAATATCGAATGGCTGAGGGGCAACGACCGTCATCGACCTTACATTTTTGTACGGAACATTACGCAGACGTTATCAAACCGAACGATAAATATCAATGGAAAAGATCGACTGGTCAGTGAACGATACTGCCACGTCGCGTTAACAGTTTTGAGTCGGTGAAAGTATTTAGTATGATATATTCCCTCGTTTCGTTCTTCCGCTGACCGACTCTCCTGTATGTACATACCTACAATATTATATATTCGTCTTAAGTACGTTTTTATTTTTCGCTCTATCTCACGTGCATTCGCATATAGTTACACATGTACATATACTCGCTAAGCGACATCAATTTTCGTAACATTAGGCTATCTCCAGATTTCTCGCGCTCAATGCAAGGCTTTGGCTGGGTGCGAACACGTTCGCACAtaatgttcgcaaatatacgcaGTATCTTACACACATTCGTATAACATTATATACTGTAGTAAGTAGACGGATATACCCTATCCTAACGGATATACTACCTATCCGTTCACCTATTATTGCCTTAGCTGTCTTCCGTCTGTCAGCAGTACCTTGACTATCACTAACTTACTGTTTCCTCTTCTATATTTATTGAACTATATAATACTTATTACAAAGTCGTTATTTCGAACGATTTACTTGAGTTCAAGTTGCGAGTCGAACGATATTGAAATTTCGAAGAAAGCAAACAATTTCACTCTTCGTATAGAAAATACAAGAACAAATCGATCTGTCAAACATTTGCCAGTTCTCAGTATGGTTCGGAAATCAGGAGTAAAGTCCATAGAAAAGCAATTTTACACGCGAATGGATTTTCGAGATTGCAAAGAAACAATTGAGCATGTATGTAGTACAACGATAATCGTGACTTGACAGTTTCCATCGCAACACATGTTTCGTTAAAGCTACTATATCTGCGTTCGTACCGCAAAATGATACGAgagaaatttttgaaaaatttatgtTTTACTGTCATCAACGTTTTCCAAACATTTTGAACAACTCGCGTCACGTCGAAGGAGTGTTAATTCAGTGGAATATGTTCCATTATTTGCGACGAGCGAACGGAGCTAGGGTCGTAAAACTGTAGTTTATCCGTTTCGTTTACTCGGTATAAAAGAATTGAATTCAAGATAAGTACGTATTACTAAAGCATTCGGAACATTTAATCATCTTCGATGGAATAGAATAAGGGAAAAAAGTTTCCAACACTGATATCTCGAAACAGAAACATAAGTTATAGGTCTGTATTAACTTTTATCTAATCGTGATTTTCCTCCTATCGCCTAATTTCCCAAATTCTTACCGAAGACAAGAAGTTCGTGAAGCGGAATACAGACAGGGACCAAGGTTTCGCTCTCCGCTCGTTTAGCGTTCGTTAAATTTCAGTTACGAGAATAATAATTTGTTTCTGCTTTCTCTCCCTGCCCTCTTTCCCCACTACACACTTCTTTTTCTCACTCTTTCTCATGTGcgtataaattaaaaaaaatgaaagggTTCGCTTCATTTTCCTTTCACTTTGTTACCGACTGCACTAAAAGTAGATTGTTTCAGACTTTACATTCATCAATCGAAATATCGATACGTGCGAAGAAATTTGTTTACGTCGTGCATCTCGTGCGATAGCAGAAGGATTCATTCGGTAAATCTTGTTCGATCGTTTCGTTAACAGTCTGGTCGTATATCTCGATGATTCGACCGTTTAATCGCATTGCGATAGGGTAGTACGTAAGTACATGCAATATCTGCGTACGTGCAATATCATCGATAAAGGATATTTTGGTTCACGTCCTTCGCTCGATATCGGTTAGAAGTTAGAAGGACGCGAAAGGGAACGGAAAGAGAAGCGATCGGATCGCAAATATAGAACGATATCCGTTCAGCGAGATActatagttatttagttgcgtaACAAGCCCGAGCTCTAGTTATGACAATACGATTGCATAAGCTTCACAAGATTCCTTGGCAGAAACGAATAGACGAATACCGATCACGTTTTAGGTATGTACATGCATATATGTGTACATAAATAATACGTATAGTATGTAATAAAATAGTACGTATACGCATACACATAGTTGTCGCTACATCGAAGCTCCAAGCGTATGTGCATAGAGCAAAAACGCATCGCGATTCACGAATAAAGCGTTGTTTCTTCGCGAATATCAATCGTCCGAACCAAATATATTCGCGTTCTTCAACGCAGAACTCAATCACCATCAGTCGGTTTAAACTCGTTTCACGGCAGCTACCATTTTTCGTTTCGCGGTCCGCCGTTTTTATCTCAGGCGTATCGTTAGAAACATTTCCGGTCGTGGAACACCGCGCACCGTCTCGTTCTGCACTTTAAAGCATTCCGCTTCAACTTTTCACCGTCAGTTCCTCAGTTTTTATCCTTCGAGTTTGCGACACTTCTTTCGCGGAAATAATTTTCATAATACCCGAGTCTACTTTCACCGTAGAGATCTGAAAAATGTTAACCTCCTCGCGGTACGTCAATTTATACGAAGCGACGAACAAAGCGGGAAATGTACCGAGTTATAGAAACGAAAGTAATATAGAAATACCAATGTGTGTATACTTGTACGTGTATTCGCGTAGTTAGAGACAAATCGAAAATCAATAAAGCGATAATCAAGGATAACGAAATTGCATCTCGAGTCCTACTCGCGTCAAATACAGGCGTTCGAAGAAAGCAACGTTTGTCGTAATCACTAATGTTGAAAGACAAACAAACAATCGCTTTACATAATTGCGGTATAATTCTAGGGTTCTCGAACTGGTCCAAAGCGGCTACGGCAATCTCTGCTTTCTCATCGATTCGATCCTTTCCACAGTCTTCGCGCTAACAACGATGTCAAGCGGTTCGCCCAGTTTCAGGCAGATTTTTACCAAATTTTTAAACGCTTACAATTAAGTAACGAAAGTTCAATCGCAATTTCGTTCTTCTTCATTTTCCCCTTACTTTCACCGTCCAGAATCGCTTAAAAGTGTCTTCCACTTATAGTAGAATATCCTATGTATAGGTACGTACGTAAACTTTTACAAATAAAATTCTTGCATCTACGGTCGAATACTCTGTATATTTGTAACGTGTACGTACGCGCAGAATTTATGCACGCAATTTGTAGGTATAGTCGACAGTAGAGAAAATTCTGTGCCGCAAAATTGAGAATGGTCCGTAAACGGAAGCAAGGTTCGATCGTTGGCTTCATTGGTTACAACCGGAGAATTTAGTAAAAACCTGGCCAAAACTGGATAAATTAGTTTCTATCGTGTGGCGATCGTATCGTTCAGCATTGTGCCCATAATTGATTCCTGTTTGGTTATTCCTTCCAAAGTCACCACCGTAGGTGTAATGTTTCGTTTATCGTCTTCAGTACAAGTATATCTACTCAATATACGATCTTGATTTTTCTCTGTCCTTTACGTGTATCGACACGTAAGTGTACCTATCGTTCACTTAATCCTGTAGCGTAGAAACTATGTTTCCCGTTCATCAATCGAGTTATATAGTACAACTTTGATCATTATTCGATCGTGATAGCGTTTTAGCATTGACCATCGTGGTTAGAAAATATCTTATAAACGCGTAACTTGCTCGCGCTCTATTAACGCTCGTTccaatttcattttatatttatagaatCTACATACACCGCACAGACGTAAATCGTAACGTTAGAAAGTACCTATCTACCGCGTAGAGCTACACATATGCAGAAAACCGAACGCGACATATTTTCTACGATAGAAGCAAGAAAAATACAGGGTGCAGcagtagcagtagtagtagtaCGAAGGATTCTCTACATAtgttaatcctaggttgcttttAGATTCAAAGAGAGCATTATCGTAGTCGAAGCAACGACGTTCGAAAGGAAGTTTGTATCTATACGGTAAATACGATGGTACGACCTACCAGTGCACGTACACAAACGGATTGCGTAAAATTCAAGGCGCACTTACAGCGCATATCGTAACAGGAGAAAGGATACATCTATGCAAACTGTTACAGATCAAACTCTATCGTAAGCGGCATGCGATTCGCGAGAGATCAtttcttgaaattttttattcgaTCCACAACCCAACGCTGCTCCGGGAAGTATACACTTTGGAAGTCGATTTAATTTTCCTCGTCAAAACTGCTATTTTCAGAGAACAATATCTCTTCAACGTTTTCGAGGTAATAGTCTCGACTTTGGAATCGAAATTGCAGCGAATCGAAAATCTGGACAAAGCGGTGGAACATCTAATGCGAAGAGTGGAAGCTTTGGATTCACGCGTCAACGACAATATCGATAAAACCGATGCTGTTATTACAAAACTACGCACGCTGGATCTGAAACTGTTCAATTCAGTACATCAACCAACGTTCTCACCACTCGAATTCGTTTACTCGACGAGGAAGGCTACGAACGACGAGAACGACAACGAATTTGCAAGCGGTACGTGTAGAAGTACAAGTTACCATATACATACTACACATAGTTTTCGTTCATACGTATCGTAGTCAGGCTTAACCACACGAGAAGACGAGAACATACGTACATGCATACGTACACACATACGTATAATATCTATTGTCCAGTGGATAATCCGATTCGTTATCGTAGTCCGCCCTATACTGCACGCGAACAATATGATATTAACAATACAGTTTTGCtaacttaatattttttttttcgtttcatTTCTTCCCTTCCGttccgtcgcgtcgcgtcgcgtggtTGTATCATTGTTTCGGTTGTCATTTTCGCTtcgttatttattaaaatttttacaaaTTGTTTAAAAACAGCATCAACAGCACGTCGCGGGGCAACGATTCATCCGCAGCATtacgaggaggaggaggaggacgaGGAGGGGGAGGAGAAGAACAAGCACTCTATGTCCGAGAAGATTCTTGGCGAGAAATTAGTATCGCTCGATCGAAAGGTTTCCGACATAGATCATAAACTGGCCGATTTAAAGAATCAATTGGACAATAACTTTTTACAAAACGACGACATAAATGCCGAAGCAAGCGAAAAGAAGCCAATCAGTATGAGCATGATTGAAATTACGAAAGCGATGAGCAACGAAGTAATAAATCATGTAACAATCGAGATAGAAAATTTAAGACAAGCCACCGGTAATATGGACAGAAAGTTGCAATTTCATATGAATTTGGTGTCCGATCGCCTGGGAGCGGTTTACAACATGATGACGGATGTACACGACGCGATGATACTCGTAAGGGAAaacgcagcagcagcagcagcagcagcagcagtaaCAACAACGACAAACGGTCAAGAAATTTTTAACGTCACGACGATGTCGGCTACGATGACAACGCCAACGACAACGACAACTACAACTACTACCGAATCTCCAATGAAACAGAGTAAACTGGATCGACTCGTGGAACAAATGTATCCTATGCTAACCGTCTCTGAAAAAATGGACGAAGTTTGGAACGTCGTGGTAAGTGAAGAAATCTATCATCGATTTCGATTAGACCAAGCGCATGCGACGACCGATACACAATCGATATTCATTGTCCGTGACAatctcttttcatcgcgtaatcgTATGCAAACTCATTAGGATACGTTCGTTCTCATTAGGAAACTTATTAGGAACTTTCGATTTTTACTCCGCCAAAGATCTGGGCTAAGCGCTACGAgattcgttagagtcctgttacGAAAAGGCGTAGCCTTTGGTAATCCctcactccgtggccagatccttcaGGAACACAGGCACCCTATTCTTTAGCAATACGACGTCGGGTCACGCTTGCCATATCTAGAGAGACATACATACTTTCCAAACACGAACACTCAATGTAACGACGATATTCGATGGCTGGGAGACCGAACGTGGTCGTCATCAACCGTCGCCTGTCATCAGGACTGTTCAGTCTCACCCATTCACCTTTCGGACCATAGGCATCCTAAGACCGTATCACAAATCCATAAAAGACCAAACGTCGTTCGGTCGTTCTTGccaaaattgtcactaaaaataCGTCGTCGCTAACATACGCGTACATACTTTCGACGATTCCATGGGTCGAGACTGAAGGATTAAAAGCTTAAACGACACGTCTACAGTCTATCGATACGTAAAATTCGACCTCATCGGTGGACAAGAATATTCACAAGAATTGTCCGTAAGAGGAACGTCTCAAATTCTGTACGATCATACGGTGCAGCCACAACACTATATCGTTTTATAGAAAAATTTGGTTCCACCGAAacactttcattttttttttatcatatttcacACTTCTTGCGTTAACACAACACGCGCAACATCGACGTTAAACTTTCCGCAAATATTCGAGTAGGTCGGCACAAAAAGTTCCGTAGACGATCTCCTACCGAAATCGGACGAGTTGCTCACGCAAACGCAAAGGCAGGAAAGGGCGATCAATGAAATCCACGCGGATTTAAGATCGAAAACGAACAAAATTATTGAAAACTTGGAAGGAGTCGAGAATAGATTGAGAAAACAAGAAGATGACGTCGCTACGCtcgctcaacgtccaatcccggCAGAATTACTACTCGATCCTACCATCGATCGACTCGTCGAATACGATTCTAGCAGGTTAGTTGCTTTTTGTCTGATCAACGTAGTTGATTAGAAGCGAAGTTcgagaaaatagaaaaaaaaaaagatatgtACTTACTTTACCGTTGAAATTTGAAAAGATGGCAGTCGGGTTCGATTGACTCCGGGGAAAAACATAAACACGCCACGCGTATATTTTCTCCTATCGATTTAAGGCTCTCGCACACCAACGCGAATTTTTCACAGCGGCAGCGAATTCGTGGCGAATTTTTCGTGGTATTCTCTTAGCACCAATATCAATTCGTACGTTCGTCTTCTCGATCCGTCGCAAATTCGCTGTTGCCGCGTAAAATTCGCGGCGGTCTGTGGGACCGTTTTAATCGTTCGCTTCTGCTGTTCGAGGCTTACAGTGAaccgaaactgctcctgttCCATGCCGTCTCAGCTGCCACTTTTTCACTTTTCAATGTcggtcttttttttttttttttatttttttatttacgcAGTTTTAATCTCACAGGGGAGATCATTCTGCCATTCCAATGTCAGCTATTCAAGTATCTACTAATATTTGTCATCGTCGATAGAGAATTATCGTCGCGTGCAATCAAAGATTTCGAAACGATAGCTCCGTCTTCTACGATTCATTTTTGTATTTAGATACGTTGGACTATCCGAGGACCTTCCAGAAACCACTGTTTCACCGATCACGTCAACCACTGTCGTTTCGTCGGTGTCAACGTCATTGTCTTCTTCCACTTCTTCGAACACGGCGGCGTCGTCGAGCAATCTCAACAATTCCCTCGGTTCACTTACGTCTCCTGTGACACCATCGTTGTCGTCGCCGTCGtcgccgtcgtcgtcgtcgtcgccgccgccaccgccgctGCCACCACCACCGTCGCCTTCTAGTTCACAGCAGAGGTCTTGGAGCAAAAATCGTGGGGTTATATTTCCTAGCGTGAAAAACAAACCAAGCCCGGCAAATTCGACTTTTACCACTGATTCTATCTTTAATTACAAGGACGTTAAGGTAAATATGTACCTACCAACTACGTATTTACCTTCTTTGCATTGCAATGCGTTTCGATTTTTTTGTTCTCTTTTCGTTTCGAGCATAAACGGATCAAACGTTACAGGGTTACTCGTGCGTCGATTTATTGAACGCAGGTATGAGGGACAGCGGTGTTTATTATCTTCAAATACGGGGTACTACCTATTGGTTCCTGAAAGTTTTTTGCGAGCAAGATATCGCCGAAGGAGGATGGACGGTAAGAGGAAGAAGACGAAGGAGAGAGTGGTATCACGATTCAAACCATACGACAATTCACTTTTTCATCCGTTCCTGTTTTATAGATACATACATAGTTTGTTTCATCGTTAACGTTACtggcgaaaaaaaaaaaaaaaaaataaattaaagatgGAACATCGAGATCAATAGTGCGAACGTGTACAAGTACTCGCATAGCTAGTTGTAGCGTAATACGGGGGAAGGCTGCGAGAGAGTGTTTTCatttgaaagaaaaaataaatttgaagCTAGAATTTGTTACTCCACGTACTATACTTCGGAATGCAGTCGAATTAATATCTACATATCGTATACATATACGAGGAATTTAAAGGCAGTCATCGTAGACGAGCCTAAACCTCTCGACTATCGTAACGATCGTCCAAGCATGTCATCATACCTCAAGTTTCTTACGTTGGAGCCTTTCTCCGTACTGTAGGTAACTTCACTCATACTCAACATCGAATATCCGAATCACGAAATCGACTACGAAACGGAACGAATCAAGTTGCAAACAATACTACGTACAGACATAAAATTTAGTCGATTCATCTATGGATGGATCACATCTTGTTACATGTTCTTCTTCTTACACAAAGGTTATTCAACGAAGAGACGATTTTGGAGAACCAAGAGAAAACTTCAATCGAGATTGGGCCGATTATAAGAACGGGTTCGGCGATCCTGCCCGAGAATTTTGGCTCGGTAACGAGAATATATACATGTTAACGAACAACGAAGATTATATGCTTAGAGTAGAACTCGAAGATTTCGAAGGTAACAAACGGTAAGTAAAAGAAGATAAGAATCATCATAAACGAAATACATCCCATTGTGAATTTAATCAGGGCGATACAAGAATCGTCAGTTCATACGTAATACAGCGATTCGCGTCGCGTTTTCGATTCGAAGGAAATCGTTTGGTATTGCGTGCAAAGAACGATTTCCCGATTCACTCATTTAGAGGCATTCGTggcatttttttttcaatttccttCAGTGAAAACGTATTCTTTATTTCTTTCTCCAGATACGCACAGTATTCTCATTTCAAGATTTACTCGGAAGCGGAGTACTATAAGTTAGAAATCGACGGTTACGATGGCAACGCCGGCGACTCATTGAACGATCCCTGGTACGGTTCGAACAACAGTCCTTTTTCGACGTACAACAGGTATGTATTTTTCACATCTTTCTCTCGATCCGTTTCTCGACACGGATCTCGCGCGAATGAATAGAACAAGATAAAAAAAATAAGCGTTACGAGCATTCATTCGTTACGAAAGGGGTCGGGTTGGGGGACGAACGGGTCAGCGATTCGTCCAGCGAAGTAATAGTTTTCTATCGTCAGTTACTGTTTATCCTTACGAAACAAATTAAGTGTGTTCAGagtatttctttcttttttttttcttttcgtaaaaaaaaaaaaaatcgaagAAACCTTTCCAAAATTGGAAAGGAACGTAATCGATGGTAAACGAGAATCACATTACATAGCTAATTAAGCGTCGTCGGTGTGCTATTAACAACTTTagtggaaaaaaaaagaaaaaaaaagaaatttacaaGTACGCGTTCGTGAAATTATTTACAGAGACAACGATAGATCATCGTTGAATTGTGCTTCAATGCTGAAAGGTGGATGGTGGTGGAAATCATGTGGACGAGGATTGAACGGTCTTTATTTAAACGATCCTCAAGATTCGACCGCTCGACAAGGTATGCATTTCCGTTCTTTTACGTATCAGAAACTGTAAAAATTGCATGTGAAAGACAGATTGAAGGGAAAAAAAAACATAAGAAGACAAATAGAAATGATCGAACGAatgaaatacagtaaaagtagaTTAAAATTTTCGACGAATCACGATCGGTTGATGTCGTACGATAAAATCAGGCGAAATGTACAGAAATGCCAACGCGAATaacattttatatttctttcgAAGGTATCGTATGGTTCCGTTGGAGAGGTTGGGACTATACTCTTAAACGCGCTACGATGCTGATCAAGCCAAAAGGACCTAGCGCAGCAACGGTGGTGTAAGCCATTGAAATTGTCGTAAGACTAGgaaagaagaaagtacaatagGGGATAGTACAACATAGAAGATTTTGGTGGCATCGAACAATTTCCACGAAATCATCGAGCGTTTCGCGTCCTTGTAAACGTACTATCTCGTCCGTACTGGACGATCACGCGGTGATCCGTAAACATGTACCTTCGACgaatagtaaaaaaaaaaaaaaaaacaaaaaatcaaCTTAGCGTATGACGAAGAAACGATTAAACGCATTTATTTCATCGTTCATTTCGATTATCCGAAGAGGACAACCTAACAAAGACATATAGACGAAACGAACGATTGTTCGTGTAACGAACAAATCCGTaagcgtaaaaaaaaaaaaaaaaaaaatgatttcgCCACAATATCTAGATGCCACGAATCGATACGCTTCGAAATTCGTAAAGTGAAAACGAGTCGCGAAAATACGAACGTATTAAAGGAGCAAGCTAATCGACGAGAGTAACGAGAAAAGGGAGCGAGGGGAAGAAGAAGAGGACTTCGTTATCCATAAATCCATTACGTGGATTCGTATGGTCAAAGTCGCTTGTAGGAAGGAAGAAGATCAGAATTGCTCGTGCAACTATGTATATCACAGCTGTGTTG
The sequence above is a segment of the Calliopsis andreniformis isolate RMS-2024a chromosome 3, iyCalAndr_principal, whole genome shotgun sequence genome. Coding sequences within it:
- the LOC143177212 gene encoding uncharacterized protein LOC143177212 isoform X2, whose protein sequence is MQTVTDQTLSEQYLFNVFEVIVSTLESKLQRIENLDKAVEHLMRRVEALDSRVNDNIDKTDAVITKLRTLDLKLFNSVHQPTFSPLEFVYSTRKATNDENDNEFASASTARRGATIHPQHYEEEEEDEEGEEKNKHSMSEKILGEKLVSLDRKVSDIDHKLADLKNQLDNNFLQNDDINAEASEKKPISMSMIEITKAMSNEVINHVTIEIENLRQATGNMDRKLQFHMNLVSDRLGAVYNMMTDVHDAMILVRENAAAAAAAAAVTTTTNGQEIFNVTTMSATMTTPTTTTTTTTTESPMKQSKLDRLVEQMYPMLTVSEKMDEVWNVVVGTKSSVDDLLPKSDELLTQTQRQERAINEIHADLRSKTNKIIENLEGVENRLRKQEDDVATLAQRPIPAELLLDPTIDRLVEYDSSRYVGLSEDLPETTVSPITSTTVVSSVSTSLSSSTSSNTAASSSNLNNSLGSLTSPVTPSLSSPSSPSSSSSPPPPPLPPPPSPSSSQQRSWSKNRGVIFPSVKNKPSPANSTFTTDSIFNYKDVKGYSCVDLLNAGMRDSGVYYLQIRGTTYWFLKVFCEQDIAEGGWTVIQRRDDFGEPRENFNRDWADYKNGFGDPAREFWLGNENIYMLTNNEDYMLRVELEDFEGNKRYAQYSHFKIYSEAEYYKLEIDGYDGNAGDSLNDPWYGSNNSPFSTYNRDNDRSSLNCASMLKGGWWWKSCGRGLNGLYLNDPQDSTARQGIVWFRWRGWDYTLKRATMLIKPKGPSAATVV
- the LOC143177212 gene encoding uncharacterized protein LOC143177212 isoform X1 → MREAIIITTCLLGFVFAGSPRLPRTSADERNSTRNISNNGVNVTGNTIPTSATRNSPRNREQYLFNVFEVIVSTLESKLQRIENLDKAVEHLMRRVEALDSRVNDNIDKTDAVITKLRTLDLKLFNSVHQPTFSPLEFVYSTRKATNDENDNEFASASTARRGATIHPQHYEEEEEDEEGEEKNKHSMSEKILGEKLVSLDRKVSDIDHKLADLKNQLDNNFLQNDDINAEASEKKPISMSMIEITKAMSNEVINHVTIEIENLRQATGNMDRKLQFHMNLVSDRLGAVYNMMTDVHDAMILVRENAAAAAAAAAVTTTTNGQEIFNVTTMSATMTTPTTTTTTTTTESPMKQSKLDRLVEQMYPMLTVSEKMDEVWNVVVGTKSSVDDLLPKSDELLTQTQRQERAINEIHADLRSKTNKIIENLEGVENRLRKQEDDVATLAQRPIPAELLLDPTIDRLVEYDSSRYVGLSEDLPETTVSPITSTTVVSSVSTSLSSSTSSNTAASSSNLNNSLGSLTSPVTPSLSSPSSPSSSSSPPPPPLPPPPSPSSSQQRSWSKNRGVIFPSVKNKPSPANSTFTTDSIFNYKDVKGYSCVDLLNAGMRDSGVYYLQIRGTTYWFLKVFCEQDIAEGGWTVIQRRDDFGEPRENFNRDWADYKNGFGDPAREFWLGNENIYMLTNNEDYMLRVELEDFEGNKRYAQYSHFKIYSEAEYYKLEIDGYDGNAGDSLNDPWYGSNNSPFSTYNRDNDRSSLNCASMLKGGWWWKSCGRGLNGLYLNDPQDSTARQGIVWFRWRGWDYTLKRATMLIKPKGPSAATVV
- the LOC143177212 gene encoding uncharacterized protein LOC143177212 isoform X3, producing MRRVEALDSRVNDNIDKTDAVITKLRTLDLKLFNSVHQPTFSPLEFVYSTRKATNDENDNEFASASTARRGATIHPQHYEEEEEDEEGEEKNKHSMSEKILGEKLVSLDRKVSDIDHKLADLKNQLDNNFLQNDDINAEASEKKPISMSMIEITKAMSNEVINHVTIEIENLRQATGNMDRKLQFHMNLVSDRLGAVYNMMTDVHDAMILVRENAAAAAAAAAVTTTTNGQEIFNVTTMSATMTTPTTTTTTTTTESPMKQSKLDRLVEQMYPMLTVSEKMDEVWNVVVGTKSSVDDLLPKSDELLTQTQRQERAINEIHADLRSKTNKIIENLEGVENRLRKQEDDVATLAQRPIPAELLLDPTIDRLVEYDSSRYVGLSEDLPETTVSPITSTTVVSSVSTSLSSSTSSNTAASSSNLNNSLGSLTSPVTPSLSSPSSPSSSSSPPPPPLPPPPSPSSSQQRSWSKNRGVIFPSVKNKPSPANSTFTTDSIFNYKDVKGYSCVDLLNAGMRDSGVYYLQIRGTTYWFLKVFCEQDIAEGGWTVIQRRDDFGEPRENFNRDWADYKNGFGDPAREFWLGNENIYMLTNNEDYMLRVELEDFEGNKRYAQYSHFKIYSEAEYYKLEIDGYDGNAGDSLNDPWYGSNNSPFSTYNRDNDRSSLNCASMLKGGWWWKSCGRGLNGLYLNDPQDSTARQGIVWFRWRGWDYTLKRATMLIKPKGPSAATVV